A stretch of the Agelaius phoeniceus isolate bAgePho1 chromosome 1, bAgePho1.hap1, whole genome shotgun sequence genome encodes the following:
- the MRPL53 gene encoding large ribosomal subunit protein mL53: MASKVSLVLRPVKSIVVRFCPFEPNVESTRKFLQSIYHKKVQATNTNCEVTADVRHDGSEPVIDVTFADGDRLIMKGAHLTTGEMLTALASRCKAKDLKEEQKSKKKNP; this comes from the exons ATGGCGTCCAAGGTGAGCCTGGTGCTGCGGCCGGTTAAGAGTATCGTGGTCCGGTTCTGCCCCTTCGAGCCCAACGTGGAGAGCACCAG aaaatttcTCCAAAGTATTTACCATAAAAAAGTCCAAGCTACTAATACAAACTGTGAAGTGACTGCTGATGTGAGACATGATGGATCTGAACCAGTTATAGATGTTACATTTG CTGATGGAGATCGACTGATAATGAAGGGAGCCCACTTGACCACAGGGGAAATGTTAACAGCATTGGCATCCAGATGTAAAGCAAAAGACCtgaaggaagaacagaaaagcaAGAAGAAGAATCCCTGA